The Numida meleagris isolate 19003 breed g44 Domestic line unplaced genomic scaffold, NumMel1.0 unplaced_Scaffold355, whole genome shotgun sequence genome has a window encoding:
- the LOC110391373 gene encoding cytochrome c oxidase subunit 8A, mitochondrial — MSALGKPYLSTNSSAKWFPAPASFLPPEVRLHFRLSQVVAAMPLFGRFASSLLRPAVRPASAPRGFVSGPPQHHVGTAETVVGLLAMFVTCLGPAAWVLAHLEDYKKRE, encoded by the exons ATGAGCGCTTTGGGGAAGCCATACCTATCGACCAATAGCAGCGCAAAGTGGTTCCCTGCTCCCGCCTCCTTCCTTCCGCCGGAAGTGCGGCTGCACTTCCGCCTTTCTCAGGTCGTTGCTGCCATGCCGCTTTTCGGTCGCTTCGCCAGCTCTCTGCTGCGCCCCGCCGTCCGGCCCGCTTCGGCCCCGCGCGGGTTCGTCTCGGGGCCGCCCCAGCACCACGTGGGCACCGCG GAGACCGTCGTGGGCCTGCTCGCCATGTTTGTCACCTGCCTGGGCCCCGCCGCCTGGGTCCTGGCGCACCTCGAGGACTACAAGAAGCGGGAGTGA